One Lepeophtheirus salmonis unplaced genomic scaffold, UVic_Lsal_1.4 unplaced_contig_1505_pilon, whole genome shotgun sequence genomic region harbors:
- the LOC121132114 gene encoding trypsin epsilon-like: MWSLLILVSNLSFFNIVYSFSTVLYQSCGSSPLKQNMGCTPNSNRITNGVATEEGEIPWQVSIIYVYKDITLNSVCGGSIIGTNYVLTAAHCFDGITVDGVKHYKDLELSSVFAGGYQEIQSGKEYKMRKILVHPAYKRPKPGLVNDMAIVTMKEEFEFSSTIQVICLPLLNSSIPNIGSTVVASGWGITSSKGTSCPPNLMRTDLQVYSFNSPSCRKYLLPYAPKNSIMCVHNPISCTCGGDSGGPLTMEVDGICTLVGVTSQGYQCGELGFGSLYMNVSHFLDWIIDNISESCSKPLNK; the protein is encoded by the exons ATGTGGAGTCTACTAATACTTGTTagcaaccttagtttttttaacattgtatattcattttctacag TCTTGTATCAATCATGTGGTTCATCCCCTTTAAAGCAGAATATGGGATGCACTCCAAATTCGAATAGGATAACAAACGGAGTAGCGACAGAAGAAGGGGAAATACCGTGGCAAGTAtccattatttatgtatataaggaTATTACGTTGAATAGTGTGTGTGGAGGATCGATCATTGGTACGAACTATGTTTTAACTGCTGCTCATTGTTTTGATGGAATAACTGTGGACGGTGTTAAACATTATAAGGATTTGGAATTGAGTTCA GTATTCGCGGGTGGATATCAAGAAATACAATCGGGAAAAGAATATAAGATGAGGAAGATTTTAGTACATCCAGCCTATAAAAGGCCAAAACCTGGCCTTGTCAATGATATGGCAATCGTAACAATGAAGGAGGAATTTGAATTTAGTTCAACCATCCAAGTAATTTGTTTACCGTTGTTGAATTCTTCAATTCCCAATATAGGATCCACTGTTGTAG CTAGCGGATGGGGTATAACGAGTTCTAAAGGTACTTCATGTCCTCCTAATCTTATGAGAACCGACTTACAAGTCTACAGTTTTAACAGTCCAAGTTGCAGAAAATATTTACTACCTTAtgctccaaaaaattcaatcatgTGCGTTCATAATCCCATCTCTTGTACTTGCGGTGGTGATTCAGGCGGTCCACTAACAATGGAAGTGGACGGAATATGTACATTAGTAGGAGTTACTTCGCAAGGGTATCAATGTGGAGAGCTGGGGTTTGGTTCGTTGTATATGAATGTTTCACACTTTTTAGATTGGATCATTGATAATATATCA gaATCTTGCTCTAAACCGTTAAACAAATAA